One window from the genome of Nicotiana sylvestris chromosome 9, ASM39365v2, whole genome shotgun sequence encodes:
- the LOC138878519 gene encoding uncharacterized protein codes for MTNGEQYVVVEKRSPSDGVAKKEKSKVIVPGLANKPIIIVEGACTVPVLIKHVTQLPIINTKAIPWNYERVIVTYKGKEVKEEVNEVQGLTRLGRCFAPKELRKAKTSRDNPVLVKKAVTEEEAEEFLRKMSLQDYSIMDQLRKMRAQISLLSLLIHSDEHCRALMKILNEAHVPDKIIVNHLEKISNKIFEVNRITFSDDELHVEGTEHNKALYLTVKCEDFVVTRVLVDNGSSTNIYPLSTLNKLKVDDERIHKNIICVRGFDSGGKDLVGDIVLELTIGPVEFAMKLHVLDVDVSYNLLLVRPWIHAAKAVSSSSHQMVKFEWDRQEIVMHGEENLCAHSDASVLFIEAEDDKGPWVYKVFEIVPIEKVLEGKCIPTPKIASTSITVASEMLKNGFLPSKDLDASLQGIVKPVSLPENLGTFGLGFKHTAADVKRAKRLKQKA; via the coding sequence atgacAAACGGTGAGCAGTATGTGGTAGTTGAGAAAAGATCCCCAAGTGATGGTGTAGCAAAGAAAGAAAAGTCAAAGGTGATTGTTCCAGGGTTGGCAAataagcctatcataattgtagagggtgctTGTACGGTCCCTGTCCTCATCAAGCATGTAACCCAGTTGCCGATAATCAACACCAAggctatcccatggaactatgaacgggtgatagtgacctataaggggaaggaagtgaaagaagaagtcaatgaggtccagggattaactcgtttggggagatgctttgccccgaaagagttaaggaaagctaaaacatccagagataatCCAGTTCTAGTAAAGAAAGCAGTCACTGAAGAAGAAGCggaggagtttttgagaaaaatgagttTACAAGATTACTCCATCATGGACCAGTTGAGAAAGATGCGCGCTCAGATTTCcttgttatcattgttgatccactcAGATGAGCAttgtcgggccctgatgaaaattctgaacgaagctcatgtccccgacaaaatcatagtgaaccatctagagaagatttccaacaaaatatttgaggtgaacaggatCACCTTCTCTGATGACGAGTTGCATGTcgaaggtactgaacacaacaaagctctctatcttacagtaaaatgtgaagattttgtggtcaccagggtgttagttgacaatggttccagtacAAACATCtaccctctctctactctgaacaagttaaaagttgacgatgagaggattcacaagaacatcatATGTGTCCGAGGTTTTGACAGTGGAGGAAAAGATTtggttggtgatatagtgcttgaattgacaataggaccagtcgaattcgCCATGAAGCTCCATGTACTGGACGTGGACgtctcttacaatttgttgttggttcgtccttggatacatgccgccaaagcagtctCGTCCTCTtcgcaccagatggtgaagttcgagtgggacagacaggAGATCGTCATGCATGGTGAGGAgaatttgtgtgctcacagtgatgcctctGTCCTATTTATTGAGGccgaagatgacaaagggccttgggtctatAAAGTTTTTGAAATAGTGCCGATCGAGAAGGTTCTAGAAGGGAAATGTATTCCAACTCCGAAAATAGCCTCTACATCCATCACGGTGGcctctgaaatgttgaaaaatggctTTCTGCCAAGTAAAGATTTGGATGCATCCTTACAGGGTATCGTAAAGCCAGTGTCCCTCCCTGAAAATTTAGGTACAttcggtcttggattcaaacacacagcggcagatgtgaaaagggctaaaaggttgaaACAAAAGGCGTGA